The window AAGATTCAAAGTTCAAATTGAAAATTAGTAGTTTGTTTTTTTGGAATTTATTTGGAATTTGGATTTTGGGATTTGGAATTTGTCTTTTAGGGTGCGCCTCCGAGAACGACATCTTTCCCCCGGCCAACACCTCGCTCGATCCCGCGGACCTGGAACTCCCCAATCCCATCGCCATTGCCGTCGATCCGGCCAACAGCCAGATCATCGTGGTGAATTCCAACGTCGATTTTTTCTTTGAAGAGGGGACACTGGCCACACTTTCAGTGGATGCAACCGATCCGAATGCCCCGGTCCTGACCGCCACCGCCATGGTTGCTTCCCCCAGTTTCGGCGGACAGATCGCCTTTGACGGTACCGAAGCCTATATCCCCTTTCGCGAAAGCCCGGATGATTCGGATAACGATCAGGTGAAAAAATTCACCATCGGCAACGGCTCCATTGCCGAGACGGCCACGGGGACAACCGGTGAAAATCCCTTCGGCATTGCGCTATCCGGCTCCTCGGTTTTGGTGGTCAGCGACGATCAACTGGATATTTTCAACACCGATCTCGCTTCTACAGCCGCCGTTGATCTGACCGTGGCCGAGGAGGCCGACATCGACGACGCCGACTCGAGCTATGTGGAACATGTGGCGGTTGACACGGCAACCAACCGGGCCTTCATCACCAACCGGCTCGGAAAAATCCTGGTGGTTGACCTTGACACCAACACCGTTTCGCATGTAATCGCCGGTTCTTTAAGTTCACGCGGCATTGCCGGCGATGGAACTCTTCTTTATATCGTCGACGGCGACCCCCCGGCCCTGTGGGTTTACGATCCGGGACGATTGACCGATCCGGACACCGCGCCGGAAGAGGTGGACGACTCGG is drawn from Deltaproteobacteria bacterium and contains these coding sequences:
- a CDS encoding YncE family protein — protein: MGFGICLLGCASENDIFPPANTSLDPADLELPNPIAIAVDPANSQIIVVNSNVDFFFEEGTLATLSVDATDPNAPVLTATAMVASPSFGGQIAFDGTEAYIPFRESPDDSDNDQVKKFTIGNGSIAETATGTTGENPFGIALSGSSVLVVSDDQLDIFNTDLASTAAVDLTVAEEADIDDADSSYVEHVAVDTATNRAFITNRLGKILVVDLDTNTVSHVIAGSLSSRGIAGDGTLLYIVDGDPPALWVYDPGRLTDPDTAPEEVDDSELVVAIIDLGESPNGIAVDTANGRAYVANSDDRSVSVVDLTLFEEIDRISLKDDDTGFDEGKDPFGLAVGTFGGADLVFVANFSSNTIAVINADTLEVVASFP